A genome region from Anastrepha ludens isolate Willacy chromosome 3, idAnaLude1.1, whole genome shotgun sequence includes the following:
- the LOC128857226 gene encoding facilitated trehalose transporter Tret1-like, translated as MLFNLCKNSVGICRTQYRPQVLAAASVTLLTFCHGICLGWFAPMLAKLQSPNGSPLDFNASVEEGSWLGALICLGAIVGSAVFGQLLDIIGRKGCIYGLAIPHICFWLLTYFAQSIEYLYAARFCAGMTGGGTYVVIPIFIGEIVDPIIRGRLTSLFTLALNTGMLIGNILSSHVPYHLIPMVVISLPLLYLLLETFFPESPTYLLHKEQEENAEKSFKFYYNYQALNKQDVAQLNVKFSDLRNSVMEQKTQTEVVTWRDFFTKQAIRAFGLGIILMLMNVFTGSFALLNYMSSIFVVIQTDIDPNTNTIIIGVVQIIGTVSAINLVDRYGRKFLLIISNASMGICLAAFGMYAFFAEETSVDLSAYRSWLPLLIMTFIIFACNIGIIPVTFVVLVEILPAKIRSKAMSICLSFLSVCTFTLLKVFPSFMHTFGLSATMWACATFAALALFFISIFLPETKGKSMNSDNLK; from the exons atgttgttcaatttgtgtaaaaattcaGTGGGCATTTGTCGTACTCAATATCGCCCACAAGTATTGGCGGCAGCAAGTG TGACCCTATTGACTTTTTGTCATGGCATTTGCCTTGGCTGGTTTGCGCCCATGCTAGCGAAGCTCCAATCGCCGAATGGAAGTCCACTTGACTTTAATGCCTCCGTGGAGGAGGGCTCTTGGTTGGGCGCACTTATTTGTCTCGGCGCTATTGTCGGCAGCGCAGTTTTCGGTCAACTTCTGGATATTATCGGCCGTAAAGGTTGTATTTACGGCCTTGCCATACCGCATATT TGCTTTTGGTTACTCACTTACTTCGCGCAATCCATTGAATATCTCTACGCTGCACGCTTCTGCGCTGGCATGACTGGTGGTGGTACTTATGTGGTTATACCGATTTTCATTGGAGAAATCGTTGATCCGAT TATTCGCGGGCGTCTCACCTCGTTGTTTACGCTCGCTCTTAACACGGGCATGTTGATTGGCAACATTCTGTCCTCACACGTGCCGTATCACTTAATACCGATGGTGGTGATATCGTTGCCACTTCTCTATTTACTGCTTGAAACATTCTTCCCCGAAAGCCCAACATATCTGCTCCACAAGGAGCAGGAGGAGAACGCGGAAAAGTCTTTTAAATTCTATTACAATTACCAAGCGTTGAATAAGCAGGATGTGGCGCaattgaatgtgaaattttcggACTTGAGAAACTCGGTAATGGAACAAAAGACACAAACAGAGGTTGTGACATGGCGTGATTTCT TCACCAAACAAGCCATACGAGCCTTTGGCCTGGGCATAATTCTGATGTTAATGAATGTTTTCACTGGCAGTTTCGCATTACTAAATTATATGTCGAGCATTTTTGTTGTCATCCAAACAGACATAGACCCGAATACGAAcaccatcattattggggtCGTGCAAATTATTGGCACAGTTTCAGCCATCAATTTAGTCGATCGTTACGGTCGCAAATTTTTGCTAATAATTTCGAACGCCTCTATGGGTATCTGCTTGGCTGCCTTTGGCATGTATGCCTTCTTTGCCGAAGAAACTAGTGTGGATCTATCGGCCTATCGTTCTTGGCTACCACTTCTGATTATGACCTTTATTATATTCGCTTGTAATATAGGAATAATACCCGTTACTTTCGTTGTGCTGGTGGAGATTTTGCCCGCGAAG ATACGTTCAAAAGCTATGTCCATTTGCTTGTCATTCCTGAGCGTCTGCACCTTTACGTTGCTGAAGGTATTTCCCTCGTTCATGCACACGTTCGGGCTATCAGCGACAATGTGGGCCTGTGCGACGTTTGCTGCGCTGGCGCTATTCTTCATTTCAATATTCCTGCCGGAGACTAAGGGGAAATCCATGAATAGCGACAATCTGAAATAA